The proteins below are encoded in one region of Myxococcales bacterium:
- a CDS encoding prepilin peptidase has product MTDNLLLLGTHGLALVVALVAAAYDWKTGRIPNWLTFLVLLAALCFYGFGVSLTAAAFSFIAACVCALIPVLFFFMNAMGGGDVKLFAALGALLGIGLGLELNSRPMCLRCSGH; this is encoded by the coding sequence ATGACAGACAACTTACTACTTTTGGGTACTCATGGTCTTGCTCTGGTTGTTGCTCTCGTTGCGGCTGCGTATGACTGGAAAACAGGCCGCATTCCCAATTGGCTTACTTTTTTGGTCTTGCTAGCAGCTTTGTGTTTCTACGGATTCGGGGTGAGTTTAACAGCAGCAGCATTCTCTTTTATTGCAGCCTGTGTGTGCGCCTTAATCCCGGTGCTCTTTTTCTTCATGAATGCGATGGGCGGCGGCGACGTAAAACTTTTTGCAGCACTTGGTGCTTTGTTGGGCATCGGTCTTGGTTTGGAGCTTAATTCACGGCCTATGTGTTTGCGATGCTCTGGGCACTGA